A single window of Ptychodera flava strain L36383 chromosome 3 unlocalized genomic scaffold, AS_Pfla_20210202 Scaffold_25__1_contigs__length_14229661_pilon, whole genome shotgun sequence DNA harbors:
- the LOC139125478 gene encoding uncharacterized protein: MDFNGGGWTRVFNMMTRPDSDSSGAEFYQSIIRNDDIRFVAVNSTSRSIYTNGLDLNVYTEVVYGWAPSLADIVSHYGYYMKTTGLKGECYIDGFCGKHS, from the exons ATGGATTTTAACGGGGGAGGGTGGACAAGGGTCTTTAACATGATGACACGCCCTGATAGTGATAGCAGTGGCGCTGAATTCTACCAATCCATAATAAG GAATGACGATATTCGATTTGTTGCTGTCAATTCAACAAGCAGATCTATCTACACTAATGGACTGGATCTCAATGTTTACACAGAG GTCGTTTATGGCTGGGCGCCCTCACTGGCTGATATTGTGTCACACTATGGCTACTATATGAAGACTACAGGACTGAAGGGAGAATGTTACATCGATGGATTTTGCGGGAAACATAGTTGA